A window of Candidatus Deferrimicrobiaceae bacterium contains these coding sequences:
- a CDS encoding UDP-N-acetylmuramoyl-L-alanyl-D-glutamate--2,6-diaminopimelate ligase yields the protein MRLSVTLMGVASPGASIGALEIRGIRTDSRLVKPGDLFVAITGGQADGHEFLDSAAARGAVAALVERDIAGAPIPVVRVASTVEALPRVAATFHGDPSARMKVVGVTGTNGKTTVTYLLESIFQAEGHKAGVIGTINYRVGDEVLQSGLTTPFPQDLQEVMASALARGADRLVMEVSSHAAAQGRIAGVRFDAALFTNQTHDHLDYHGNMENYFAAKAGLFREYLPAGGKKAGMAFNADDPYGARLIAEFPGSLSFGFSETATVRPLVREAGWDGTRLTLTTPSGPIALRTRLIGAYNSSNVMAAVCGALLLGVPPEAIRRGIEAAPVIPGRMEPIENGRGLHVFVDYAHTPDGLDRILATLQELSPSRLVTLFGCGGNRDKTKRPEMGQIAARRSDVVVVTSDNPRDEDPQAIIRDIVPGLAAEGWTEAAPDVAPEPHQYVVIEDRKAAIGRALALAQPGDTVAIAGKGHENVQIIGNRRLPFDDRQAVRDALANLG from the coding sequence ATGCGGCTTTCGGTAACATTGATGGGCGTGGCATCGCCGGGGGCGTCGATCGGGGCGCTCGAGATTCGCGGAATCCGCACCGATTCACGCCTGGTAAAGCCGGGCGACCTGTTCGTGGCGATCACCGGCGGGCAGGCCGATGGGCATGAATTCCTCGATTCCGCCGCCGCCCGCGGCGCCGTCGCCGCATTGGTCGAGCGCGACATCGCCGGGGCGCCGATCCCGGTCGTCCGGGTTGCCTCCACCGTCGAGGCGCTGCCGCGCGTGGCCGCGACCTTCCACGGCGATCCTTCCGCCCGGATGAAGGTGGTGGGCGTAACCGGCACGAACGGAAAGACCACGGTGACCTACCTGCTCGAGTCGATCTTCCAGGCCGAGGGGCACAAGGCCGGCGTGATCGGGACGATCAACTATCGCGTGGGCGACGAGGTGTTGCAGTCGGGGCTGACCACGCCGTTTCCGCAAGACCTGCAGGAAGTGATGGCCTCGGCCCTTGCCCGCGGGGCCGACCGGCTCGTGATGGAGGTGTCATCCCATGCCGCGGCACAGGGACGCATCGCCGGCGTCCGGTTCGACGCGGCGCTGTTCACCAACCAGACGCACGACCACCTCGATTATCACGGGAATATGGAAAACTACTTTGCCGCCAAGGCCGGCCTGTTCCGGGAATACCTGCCCGCGGGCGGGAAGAAAGCCGGCATGGCGTTCAACGCCGACGATCCCTACGGAGCGCGGCTGATCGCCGAGTTTCCCGGGTCGCTTTCTTTCGGATTTTCCGAAACCGCTACGGTCCGGCCCCTCGTGCGCGAGGCCGGCTGGGACGGCACCCGCCTGACGCTGACGACGCCGTCCGGGCCGATCGCCCTCCGCACCCGGCTGATCGGCGCCTACAACAGCTCCAACGTGATGGCCGCCGTGTGCGGCGCGCTGCTGCTTGGGGTTCCGCCGGAGGCCATCCGCCGGGGCATCGAGGCCGCGCCCGTGATCCCGGGCCGCATGGAGCCGATCGAAAACGGCCGCGGGCTTCACGTGTTCGTCGATTACGCGCACACGCCCGACGGGCTCGACCGGATCCTCGCGACGCTGCAGGAGCTGTCTCCCTCGCGCCTCGTCACGCTGTTCGGGTGCGGCGGGAACCGCGACAAGACCAAGCGCCCCGAGATGGGACAGATCGCGGCGCGGCGATCGGACGTCGTCGTGGTCACGTCCGACAACCCGCGCGACGAGGATCCGCAAGCTATCATTCGCGACATCGTGCCGGGACTCGCGGCGGAGGGATGGACCGAAGCCGCCCCGGACGTGGCGCCGGAGCCGCATCAGTACGTGGTCATCGAAGACCGGAAAGCGGCAATCGGCCGGGCCCTCGCGCTGGCGCAGCCGGGCGACACGGTGGCGATCGCCGGGAAAGGACACGAGAATGTTCAGATCATCGGGAACAGGCGCCTGCCTTTCGACGATCGACAGGCCGTCAGGGATGCCCTTGCGAACCTCGGGTAG
- a CDS encoding C4-type zinc ribbon domain-containing protein, giving the protein MEQVKILLDLQEIMTRARTVEEQKRRVPLEVADLKGLFEEREAAFLAARQEFEGVRQQRRDLEREIEEESDKVEKAKAKLMGIKTNKEYYAMLKEIEQTKRLNTEREEALLALMARHEEAEKRMNECKAELDEVSGRYHEQMVDIDARMASYDREIAAINADRQRKGASLDKSLLRRFELIFERRSGVAIASAQQCACSGCHMNLSPQLYNMLQRGDKLYVCPNCNRLLYYSEECEGSEAG; this is encoded by the coding sequence ATGGAGCAGGTAAAGATTCTGCTGGATCTGCAGGAGATCATGACGCGCGCCCGCACGGTCGAGGAGCAAAAGCGCAGGGTGCCGCTCGAAGTGGCCGACCTCAAGGGACTATTCGAGGAACGCGAGGCCGCCTTCCTGGCGGCCCGCCAGGAGTTCGAGGGCGTCCGGCAGCAGCGGCGCGACCTGGAGCGCGAGATCGAGGAAGAGAGCGACAAGGTCGAGAAGGCCAAGGCCAAGCTCATGGGCATCAAGACCAACAAGGAATACTATGCGATGCTCAAGGAGATCGAGCAGACCAAGCGGCTCAACACCGAACGGGAAGAGGCGCTTCTCGCGCTGATGGCTCGCCACGAAGAGGCCGAGAAGCGCATGAACGAGTGCAAGGCCGAACTCGACGAGGTCAGCGGGCGCTACCACGAGCAGATGGTCGACATCGATGCGCGGATGGCCTCGTACGATCGCGAGATCGCCGCGATCAACGCCGACAGGCAGCGGAAGGGCGCTTCGCTCGATAAGTCCCTTTTGCGGCGCTTCGAGCTGATCTTCGAGCGGCGCTCGGGAGTGGCGATCGCCTCCGCCCAGCAATGCGCTTGCAGCGGGTGCCACATGAACCTGTCGCCCCAGCTCTACAACATGCTGCAGCGCGGCGACAAGCTCTACGTCTGCCCGAACTGCAACCGGCTGCTGTACTACTCCGAAGAGTGCGAAGGGTCCGAAGCCGGATGA
- a CDS encoding ribonuclease HI family protein, protein MSGKRLTIRTDGACRGNPGPSGIGVFMRVDGENAPREFYAYIGETTNNVAEYKALLLGLDEAEKLGAASVTVLADSELLVKQINGQYKVKSEGLRPLFLDASRRLRSFPSARVTHVPREENRDADRLANKAIDEYDRGR, encoded by the coding sequence ATGAGCGGGAAGCGGCTGACTATCCGGACCGACGGCGCCTGTCGCGGGAACCCCGGCCCCTCGGGGATCGGCGTGTTCATGCGGGTCGACGGCGAGAACGCCCCCCGCGAGTTCTACGCCTATATCGGCGAAACCACCAACAACGTCGCCGAATACAAGGCGCTTCTATTGGGGCTCGACGAGGCCGAAAAGCTGGGGGCGGCCTCCGTCACCGTCCTCGCCGACTCCGAGCTGCTTGTCAAGCAGATCAACGGACAATACAAGGTGAAGTCGGAGGGGCTGCGCCCCCTGTTCCTCGACGCGAGCCGCCGCCTCCGAAGCTTTCCGTCGGCCCGCGTGACGCACGTCCCGCGCGAGGAGAACCGGGACGCCGACCGGTTGGCCAACAAGGCGATCGACGAATACGATCGAGGCCGCTGA
- a CDS encoding penicillin-binding protein, with protein MTLRARIILGLLLALYGVVVVRAFQVQVVDGGAIRQRGKNQYCVRVPLVPKRGVILDRTGNELAVSVSTKSIFVQPVHVKDPEKAAAILSPRVGRSIPELRKLFASGKSFTWVRRQMPSDAADEAVKEVREAFRTGRKGESADWIGTFDEPKRYYPNRELAASLIGFTNLDSVGIEGIELSMDKQLRGERAFVTCERDARGHIIAPASAETEIDAKGHSVMLTIDRNIQHVAETELKTAVDKYSARGGTALVMQPRTGEMLAMATLPNYNPNAPTSAVPEARKNHAVTDMMEPGSTFKVFTLASALEMGRVKTTDKFFGENGAYHYAGRVIHDTHKHGWMDVTEVLKYSSNVGAAKISERMDPDANYDMIRTFGFGARTGVELKGEVSGLLPAKKGFRGISQANVSFGQGISVTPIQLVTAMASVINGGRIMKPYLVREVRDPEGRISFRGEPKELRRVISPKTSSQMREIMGAVVEDDGTGTQARIKGFRVGGKTGTAQKVEVGTGRYSPTKRTSSFIGFLPLEDPQLLILVVLDEPKGVVYGGVVAAPAFTQIAIKTAYYLGIRPTHPIENIAKADAPRTGGLKLRPVSTSAPTESTMVMPDLRGMSMGRVVDIMGRYSVRLSLGGSGIAKEQSPEPGTLLMPGMECKISFGGR; from the coding sequence ATGACGCTGCGCGCCCGCATCATCCTCGGCCTCCTGCTCGCGCTCTACGGCGTCGTCGTCGTGCGCGCGTTCCAGGTCCAGGTGGTCGACGGCGGGGCGATCCGCCAGCGCGGCAAGAACCAGTACTGTGTCAGGGTGCCGCTCGTTCCGAAGCGCGGGGTAATTCTCGACCGAACGGGCAACGAGCTTGCCGTCAGCGTTTCCACCAAGTCGATCTTCGTGCAGCCCGTGCATGTCAAGGACCCGGAAAAGGCCGCCGCGATCCTGTCTCCCCGCGTGGGACGCTCCATCCCCGAGCTTCGCAAACTGTTTGCGAGCGGCAAGAGCTTCACCTGGGTCCGCCGCCAGATGCCGTCCGACGCGGCCGACGAGGCGGTCAAGGAAGTCCGCGAGGCGTTCCGGACCGGGCGAAAGGGAGAGTCCGCGGACTGGATCGGGACCTTCGATGAGCCGAAGCGCTACTACCCCAATCGGGAGCTCGCCGCCTCCCTGATCGGCTTCACCAACCTCGACAGCGTCGGTATCGAGGGGATCGAGCTGTCGATGGACAAGCAGCTTCGCGGCGAGAGGGCGTTCGTGACCTGCGAGCGCGACGCCCGCGGGCACATCATCGCCCCGGCCTCCGCCGAGACCGAGATCGACGCCAAAGGGCATTCGGTCATGCTGACGATCGACCGGAACATCCAGCACGTCGCCGAAACCGAGCTGAAGACGGCCGTCGACAAGTACTCCGCCCGCGGGGGAACGGCGCTGGTCATGCAGCCGCGCACCGGCGAGATGCTCGCGATGGCGACGCTTCCCAACTACAATCCGAACGCCCCGACGAGCGCCGTCCCCGAGGCCCGCAAGAACCACGCGGTCACCGACATGATGGAGCCCGGCTCCACCTTCAAGGTGTTCACGCTCGCCTCGGCGCTCGAGATGGGGCGGGTCAAGACGACCGACAAGTTCTTCGGCGAGAACGGCGCCTATCACTATGCGGGCCGGGTCATCCACGACACCCACAAGCACGGCTGGATGGACGTGACCGAGGTGCTGAAATATTCGAGCAACGTGGGCGCGGCCAAGATCAGCGAGCGGATGGACCCCGACGCCAACTACGACATGATCCGGACCTTCGGTTTCGGGGCGCGCACAGGCGTCGAACTCAAGGGGGAAGTTTCCGGCCTGCTTCCTGCGAAGAAAGGCTTCCGCGGGATCAGCCAGGCGAACGTCTCCTTCGGGCAGGGCATTTCGGTGACGCCGATCCAGCTCGTCACGGCGATGGCTTCCGTCATCAACGGGGGCCGGATCATGAAGCCGTACCTGGTGCGCGAGGTGCGCGACCCGGAAGGGCGCATCTCGTTCCGGGGAGAGCCGAAGGAGCTCCGGCGGGTCATCTCGCCGAAAACATCCTCCCAGATGCGCGAGATCATGGGGGCGGTCGTCGAGGATGACGGGACCGGCACCCAGGCGCGCATCAAGGGGTTTCGGGTCGGCGGAAAGACCGGGACGGCGCAGAAGGTCGAGGTCGGGACCGGGCGCTACTCGCCGACCAAACGGACTTCTTCCTTCATCGGCTTCCTTCCTCTCGAGGATCCGCAGCTGTTGATCCTCGTCGTCCTCGACGAGCCCAAGGGGGTCGTCTACGGCGGCGTGGTCGCTGCGCCGGCATTCACCCAGATCGCCATCAAGACCGCCTATTACCTGGGCATCCGGCCGACCCACCCGATCGAGAATATCGCAAAGGCGGACGCACCCAGGACGGGCGGCCTGAAGCTGCGCCCCGTCTCGACGTCGGCCCCGACGGAGAGCACGATGGTGATGCCCGACCTTCGCGGCATGAGCATGGGGCGCGTCGTCGACATCATGGGGCGCTACTCGGTCCGGCTGTCGCTCGGCGGCAGCGGCATCGCGAAGGAGCAATCGCCCGAGCCCGGGACGCTGCTGATGCCGGGCATGGAATGCAAGATCTCGTTCGGCGGAAGGTAG
- the murF gene encoding UDP-N-acetylmuramoyl-tripeptide--D-alanyl-D-alanine ligase, translated as MPLRTSGRLSIEDVIVAIHPVQNVGSAPMSAQIGRVTTDSREISPNALFVALPGERADGADFVAEAFKKGALAAIVSEAGAAKVPAGATGGMLLVVRDPVEALGDLARAHRRRFRQIPLVGITGSSGKTSTKEMLYALLSRGRNVLRNVGNRNNLIGMPLTLLELSAEHDIAVIEMGSNRAGEIARLADIAAPDLAIVTNVAPAHLEGLGTMEGVAREKGDLFRALPESGVAIVNATDLRVVREAGRCRARKIYYGVPLNEFSGRILSMRDDGMEIAIRTPSGEFTSTLRATGEHQLSNALAATAAAYALGLRPDELAGGFDGYAPAPGRFRAVPLRGGGLLLDDCYNANPASMESSLRNMAALAAGRRTVAILADMLELGDASPTAHLRIGHMAAGLDTGMVVAFGPQAQLIAKGASEAGMAPDRIAHTEDRERLKGLVAASVAEGDVVLVKGSRGMHLDEIVTSITEAWG; from the coding sequence ATGCCCTTGCGAACCTCGGGTAGGCTCTCGATCGAGGATGTGATCGTCGCGATCCATCCGGTCCAGAACGTCGGGTCTGCGCCGATGTCCGCTCAGATCGGCCGGGTGACGACCGACAGCCGGGAAATCTCCCCGAACGCGCTCTTCGTGGCGCTCCCCGGCGAGCGGGCGGACGGCGCCGACTTCGTCGCCGAGGCCTTCAAGAAAGGGGCGCTCGCGGCCATCGTGTCCGAGGCGGGCGCGGCCAAGGTCCCGGCCGGGGCGACCGGGGGGATGCTGCTCGTGGTCCGGGACCCCGTCGAGGCGCTGGGCGACCTCGCCCGCGCGCATCGGCGCCGGTTCCGGCAGATCCCGCTGGTCGGCATCACCGGAAGCTCGGGCAAGACCTCGACCAAGGAGATGCTTTACGCGCTGCTGTCGCGCGGGCGCAACGTGCTGCGGAACGTCGGCAACCGCAACAACCTGATCGGAATGCCGCTCACCCTGCTGGAGCTTTCGGCGGAGCACGACATCGCGGTGATCGAGATGGGCAGCAACCGGGCCGGCGAGATCGCGCGCCTGGCCGATATCGCGGCGCCGGACCTGGCCATCGTGACCAACGTGGCGCCGGCGCACCTCGAGGGGCTGGGCACGATGGAAGGGGTGGCCCGCGAGAAGGGCGACCTGTTCCGGGCGCTTCCCGAGAGCGGCGTGGCCATCGTCAACGCCACCGACCTGCGCGTCGTGCGCGAAGCGGGACGCTGCCGGGCCCGAAAGATCTACTACGGCGTCCCGCTCAATGAATTTTCGGGGCGCATCCTCTCGATGCGGGACGACGGCATGGAGATCGCGATCCGGACGCCGTCGGGCGAGTTCACCTCCACGCTGCGGGCGACCGGCGAGCACCAGCTGTCCAACGCGCTTGCCGCGACCGCCGCCGCTTACGCGCTGGGCCTCCGTCCGGATGAGCTTGCGGGGGGCTTCGATGGCTACGCACCGGCCCCCGGACGCTTCCGGGCGGTCCCGTTGCGGGGCGGCGGGCTCCTGCTCGACGACTGCTACAACGCGAATCCGGCTTCGATGGAATCGTCGCTTCGCAATATGGCCGCGCTGGCCGCCGGGCGGCGGACCGTCGCGATCCTGGCCGACATGCTCGAACTGGGCGACGCCTCGCCGACGGCGCACCTCCGGATCGGACACATGGCGGCCGGCCTCGATACGGGGATGGTGGTCGCCTTCGGCCCCCAGGCGCAGCTGATCGCGAAAGGCGCGTCCGAGGCGGGGATGGCGCCCGACCGGATCGCGCACACCGAGGACCGCGAGCGGCTTAAGGGTCTGGTCGCCGCGTCGGTGGCCGAAGGGGATGTCGTGCTGGTCAAGGGCTCCCGCGGCATGCATTTGGACGAGATCGTGACATCCATCACGGAGGCGTGGGGCTAG
- a CDS encoding Nif3-like dinuclear metal center hexameric protein, with translation MKSGAIPTVRGVFEALNAAYPFAHCAEWDNVGIQLGDPGQRADRILVALDPSPAAVDRLIRTKSDLLVTHHPLIFSPLKSIRPDRPASAAAFRLARVGAAVISAHTNADAAPFGVSWAIARRLGLQGIEPLVPDDPSGNACKVVVFVPEDNADSIRVALSGAGAGRIGDYSDCTFESGGTGTFTAPRAASPFAGTAGSRNAVAELRIETVVAGADLPRVLQALRGAHPYEEPAIDVYPLRGGALGGGYGAIGLLPAAAPAAAVLDAIAHRLRCNGGLRVAGPLRRTVRRIAVLGGSGADFIRAAVDAGADLFVTGDVKFHQAQEAMAAGITVADVGHGAAEKWILPEFKRVITETFGASALVRIFIEKEPLRPWRPGEISGGEKS, from the coding sequence GTGAAAAGCGGAGCGATTCCAACCGTCCGGGGCGTCTTCGAGGCGCTCAACGCGGCCTACCCCTTCGCCCACTGTGCCGAATGGGACAACGTGGGGATCCAGCTGGGAGATCCGGGTCAGCGCGCCGACCGCATCCTCGTCGCGCTCGACCCAAGCCCCGCGGCCGTCGATCGCCTGATCCGCACCAAGTCCGACCTGCTTGTCACACATCACCCGCTGATCTTCTCCCCGCTCAAATCGATTCGGCCCGATCGCCCCGCCTCCGCCGCCGCCTTCCGGCTGGCCCGGGTGGGGGCGGCGGTCATCAGCGCCCACACCAACGCCGATGCGGCGCCGTTCGGCGTGTCATGGGCGATCGCCCGGCGCCTGGGGCTTCAGGGGATCGAACCGCTCGTCCCCGACGATCCATCGGGCAATGCCTGCAAGGTCGTCGTCTTCGTACCCGAAGACAATGCCGATTCGATCCGGGTCGCGCTTTCCGGCGCCGGCGCGGGCCGCATCGGCGACTATTCCGATTGCACGTTCGAGTCCGGGGGGACCGGGACGTTCACCGCACCGCGCGCCGCGTCGCCTTTTGCCGGCACGGCGGGAAGCCGGAATGCCGTGGCCGAACTCCGGATCGAGACGGTCGTCGCCGGGGCCGACCTGCCCCGCGTCCTCCAGGCGCTCCGCGGCGCGCATCCCTACGAAGAGCCGGCGATCGACGTCTACCCGCTCAGGGGTGGCGCGCTCGGCGGAGGGTACGGCGCGATAGGGTTGCTGCCGGCCGCTGCGCCGGCCGCCGCCGTCCTCGATGCGATCGCCCACCGGCTGCGCTGCAACGGCGGGCTCCGGGTCGCGGGTCCGCTGCGACGAACCGTGCGCCGCATCGCGGTACTGGGGGGGAGCGGGGCCGATTTCATCCGGGCCGCGGTCGATGCAGGCGCCGACCTGTTCGTGACCGGAGACGTGAAGTTCCACCAGGCGCAAGAGGCGATGGCCGCCGGGATCACGGTTGCCGACGTCGGACACGGCGCCGCTGAGAAATGGATCTTGCCGGAATTCAAGCGGGTGATCACGGAAACGTTCGGCGCATCCGCACTCGTTCGCATTTTCATCGAGAAGGAGCCCCTGCGGCCATGGCGGCCGGGGGAGATATCGGGAGGGGAAAAAAGTTGA
- the rsmH gene encoding 16S rRNA (cytosine(1402)-N(4))-methyltransferase RsmH: MERGSGRLREGASGKCGSRQADQRPRDLTPLPEGHIPVLFQETMDLLAPAPGECFLDGTAGAGGHSEAIAQRVGPEGVLVSADGDPSMLRIAATRLAPYPWVRTVHADFSDLDRLQEAAGGRPFDGALLDLGISSVQLDDPGRGFTFREDGPLDMRRDPEGDGATAADIVRFTREEDLANLIYQYGEERFSRRIAARIVEQRRREPIETTGQLARLVSSAIPRKGWPRDIHPATRTFQALRIAVNRELESIALFLERIPAHLAPGGRVGVISFHSLEDRLVKVAFREAAKGDSATMKVLTKKPVGPGEAEVRENPRARSARFRVARRAA, encoded by the coding sequence GTGGAACGAGGAAGTGGGCGGCTTCGAGAAGGCGCTTCCGGAAAATGCGGATCTCGCCAAGCGGATCAGCGACCTCGGGATCTGACGCCTTTGCCCGAAGGACACATACCCGTTCTTTTCCAGGAGACGATGGATCTGCTGGCGCCGGCGCCGGGCGAATGCTTCCTCGACGGCACGGCGGGCGCGGGCGGCCATTCCGAGGCCATCGCGCAGCGGGTCGGGCCCGAAGGCGTGCTGGTCAGTGCCGACGGCGACCCCTCGATGCTCCGGATCGCCGCGACCCGGCTTGCGCCGTACCCGTGGGTGCGCACGGTGCATGCCGACTTCTCCGATCTCGACCGGCTGCAGGAAGCGGCCGGGGGGCGCCCGTTCGACGGCGCGCTGCTCGACCTCGGCATCTCGTCCGTCCAGCTCGACGATCCCGGACGCGGTTTCACGTTCCGGGAGGACGGGCCTCTCGACATGCGCCGGGACCCGGAAGGCGACGGGGCGACCGCGGCGGACATCGTCCGCTTCACGCGCGAAGAAGACCTGGCGAACCTGATCTATCAGTACGGCGAAGAGCGGTTCTCCCGCCGGATCGCGGCACGCATCGTCGAGCAGCGCCGCAGGGAGCCGATCGAGACCACGGGGCAGCTCGCACGCCTGGTCTCCTCCGCGATCCCGCGCAAGGGCTGGCCGCGCGATATCCACCCGGCCACCCGGACCTTCCAGGCGCTCCGGATCGCCGTGAACCGGGAGCTCGAATCGATCGCGCTGTTCCTCGAAAGGATTCCGGCGCACCTGGCGCCGGGGGGGCGCGTCGGGGTGATCAGCTTCCATTCGCTCGAGGACCGGCTGGTCAAGGTGGCCTTCCGGGAGGCCGCCAAAGGGGATTCGGCAACGATGAAAGTGCTCACGAAGAAGCCCGTCGGCCCCGGCGAGGCCGAAGTCCGGGAAAACCCCAGGGCGCGCAGCGCGCGGTTCCGCGTCGCTCGCCGCGCCGCCTGA
- a CDS encoding cell division protein FtsL — translation MKKMVVKNGVCMLTHVRPLPRESMSILPEGKFRLRAGTIVLCIVAFSLFNVWITGTNIRIGYAVSSALDEKRKLQHEKDLLRTEMLALQTPSRIEALAKNTLGMVDPRMERLIP, via the coding sequence ATGAAGAAGATGGTGGTCAAGAACGGGGTCTGCATGCTGACCCATGTTCGCCCGCTGCCCCGGGAGAGCATGTCGATCCTTCCCGAGGGAAAGTTCCGCCTGCGCGCCGGCACCATCGTGCTGTGCATCGTGGCCTTCTCGCTCTTCAACGTCTGGATCACCGGCACGAACATCCGGATCGGCTATGCCGTTTCCTCGGCGCTCGATGAAAAGCGGAAGCTGCAGCACGAGAAGGACCTGTTGCGCACCGAGATGCTGGCGCTCCAGACCCCTTCGCGCATCGAGGCGCTCGCCAAGAATACGCTGGGGATGGTCGATCCCCGCATGGAACGGCTGATCCCTTGA
- the mraZ gene encoding division/cell wall cluster transcriptional repressor MraZ, with the protein MSFFRGLFEYTIDPKGRVNVPAPFRDLIQKAGHESLMITRWQRCLYAFSLPEWDAIEGRLADISSVDPQLNSFKRFFVGSAVEVSFDKQGRILVPQTLREYAGLEKDIAITGMGRRFEIWSLARWNEEVGGFEKALPENADLAKRISDLGI; encoded by the coding sequence ATGTCGTTCTTCCGTGGCCTCTTCGAATATACCATCGATCCCAAGGGCAGGGTCAACGTGCCCGCCCCCTTCCGCGATCTCATCCAAAAGGCAGGCCACGAATCGCTCATGATCACGCGGTGGCAGCGGTGCCTCTACGCGTTCTCGCTTCCCGAGTGGGACGCGATCGAGGGCAGGCTCGCCGACATCTCGAGCGTCGACCCGCAGCTCAACAGCTTCAAGCGCTTCTTCGTCGGATCGGCGGTCGAGGTCTCCTTCGACAAGCAGGGACGCATCCTCGTGCCGCAGACGCTGCGCGAATACGCCGGGCTCGAAAAAGACATCGCGATCACCGGGATGGGGCGGCGCTTCGAGATCTGGTCGCTCGCGCGGTGGAACGAGGAAGTGGGCGGCTTCGAGAAGGCGCTTCCGGAAAATGCGGATCTCGCCAAGCGGATCAGCGACCTCGGGATCTGA